The following coding sequences are from one Tautonia marina window:
- a CDS encoding class I SAM-dependent methyltransferase produces MDDLRLLIDLHKEAARQGPGSDAETERALTLARVDRSKPLTIADIGCGTGASTLVLARLLNATITAVDLFQDFLDELETRASEQGLSEKITTLCASMDDLPFADEQFDVIWSEGAIYNIGFEHGVKTWNRFLNVGGLLAVSEITWTTGSRPAELQAHWEREYPEIDVASSKLRVLEQNGYMPVGYFVLPEHCWLDHYYRPIQDRLDQFLARHGYRADAQAIVDAEIREIELYETYRASYSYGFYLARKVDRPTS; encoded by the coding sequence GTGGACGACCTTCGTCTCTTGATCGACCTCCATAAAGAGGCAGCCCGCCAGGGACCCGGCAGCGATGCCGAGACCGAACGCGCGCTTACGCTGGCCCGGGTCGACCGGTCGAAGCCCCTCACCATCGCCGACATCGGCTGCGGCACCGGCGCGTCCACCCTCGTCCTCGCTCGCCTTCTCAACGCAACCATCACCGCGGTCGACCTGTTTCAGGACTTCCTTGACGAGCTTGAAACGCGCGCAAGCGAGCAAGGCCTTTCTGAGAAAATCACAACCCTATGCGCGTCGATGGATGACCTGCCCTTTGCGGATGAGCAATTCGATGTGATCTGGTCCGAAGGCGCCATCTACAACATCGGATTTGAACACGGCGTCAAAACCTGGAACCGGTTCTTGAACGTCGGCGGCCTCCTCGCCGTCTCGGAGATCACCTGGACCACCGGTTCCCGGCCGGCCGAGCTCCAGGCCCACTGGGAGCGGGAATATCCCGAGATCGACGTCGCCTCCTCCAAACTGCGCGTTCTGGAACAAAATGGTTATATGCCGGTTGGCTATTTTGTCTTGCCCGAGCATTGCTGGCTCGACCATTACTACCGGCCCATCCAAGATCGCCTTGACCAATTCCTGGCTCGACACGGTTACCGCGCCGACGCACAAGCCATCGTCGATGCGGAAATTCGAGAAATCGAACTCTATGAGACCTACCGTGCCTCTTACAGCTACGGTTTCTATCTCGCACGAAAGGTGGATCGGCCAACGTCCTAA
- a CDS encoding papain-like cysteine protease family protein codes for MVATYVVQNVPLIPQDQGMACWYASAQMLIRWRRERMQMTEGALPDPSQVNETVQLYKANNGLPLTEMVRFAQLMGLRQVPPMSPTIEAVAGWLNDYGPIWTAGLKVTSTASYGHVVVITGVSSSQLFIHDPEPVNIGTQEWKPHSWLDTTLSIGSNPNVAYNFLHLPV; via the coding sequence ATGGTTGCGACCTATGTGGTGCAGAATGTTCCGCTGATTCCGCAAGATCAGGGGATGGCGTGCTGGTATGCCAGCGCTCAAATGCTGATCCGGTGGCGACGCGAGCGGATGCAGATGACCGAGGGCGCACTGCCCGACCCGAGCCAGGTGAACGAGACAGTTCAACTGTACAAGGCGAACAACGGGTTGCCGCTGACGGAGATGGTCCGGTTTGCGCAGCTCATGGGGTTGCGTCAGGTGCCGCCGATGAGTCCGACGATCGAGGCGGTGGCGGGATGGCTGAACGATTATGGGCCGATCTGGACGGCGGGGCTGAAGGTGACCAGCACGGCGTCGTATGGGCATGTGGTGGTGATCACCGGCGTGTCCTCGTCACAGCTTTTCATTCATGATCCCGAACCGGTGAACATCGGCACGCAGGAATGGAAGCCGCATTCGTGGCTGGACACCACGTTGTCGATCGGCAGCAATCCGAACGTGGCGTATAACTTTCTTCACTTGCCTGTGTGA
- a CDS encoding PEP-CTERM sorting domain-containing protein, translating into MGSFRMLAVVAVASAVMAGATSRATAESVLTFDGQPTGLFTSLTENGYRLNFVGFGDRQMVSDLGGGNNALLDSDPGNASGAEVTITRLDGRSFSLISMDIANLNNPGGGPFEVETDENSRVQLTSGGGDRIAYRTGSSTFSTIRPSGFTKIHSLSLNIVSGFELDSDGNLFPLTLAVDNIHLRAVPEPSSLVLASIGGLAGLGVWLRRRGWPRLLANRGGAAAGDSGTPPHSLSSLRDPGWRATGATRGGGGVARLMV; encoded by the coding sequence ATGGGAAGCTTCAGAATGCTGGCCGTGGTGGCGGTTGCATCGGCCGTGATGGCCGGTGCAACGAGCAGGGCAACGGCCGAGTCGGTGCTGACCTTCGATGGGCAGCCGACGGGACTGTTCACGAGCCTGACCGAGAACGGTTACCGGCTGAACTTCGTCGGGTTCGGTGACAGGCAGATGGTCAGCGACCTCGGAGGCGGCAACAACGCGCTTCTCGACAGTGATCCCGGCAACGCCTCGGGGGCAGAGGTTACAATTACCAGGCTGGACGGCCGGTCGTTCAGCCTCATTTCGATGGACATCGCCAACCTGAACAACCCCGGAGGCGGGCCGTTCGAGGTCGAGACCGACGAAAATAGTCGCGTCCAGTTGACCAGTGGCGGTGGCGACCGCATCGCCTATCGGACTGGGTCGAGTACGTTCAGCACGATTCGCCCGAGTGGATTCACGAAGATTCATTCACTCTCTTTGAACATCGTGAGTGGCTTCGAGCTGGATTCCGATGGCAACCTGTTCCCGCTCACCTTGGCCGTGGACAACATCCATTTGAGGGCGGTTCCCGAACCATCGAGCCTGGTCCTGGCCTCCATTGGCGGCCTGGCTGGGCTCGGGGTGTGGCTGAGGCGTCGCGGGTGGCCCCGGTTGCTCGCCAACCGGGGCGGCGCAGCCGCAGGAGACAGCGGGACGCCGCCTCATAGCCTCTCGTCGCTCCGCGACCCCGGTTGGCGAGCAACCGGGGCCACCCGCGGAGGGGGAGGAGTTGCGAGGCTCATGGTGTGA
- a CDS encoding ABC transporter permease: MSNAMEPTAPTAGQRAARVRGTLGWVWTVFGPFVGLVLIIALFAWLTRDSGAFMSAYNWRTIAVQSVIVGTAALGMTLIMIVGGIDLSVGSAVALVTVLAASLVGGFDLPVPMLPGALGGDWLQRLAGGDSVAVPPVPLPVAMVAGVLLGGLCGLVNGALITKLNVVPFIVTLGTMKAFRGLAKWSAGSTSVYIDDADKTPWFKGLLATDATLPPGIEAQLSRVPGAAGPVVQEVARLAPGVWILLGLSILMALMLRSSLLGRYAYAVGSNEATARLCGLNVSGIKLAIYSLAGLLTGLAGVMQFTYLGGTGDPTTAEGLELQVIAAVVIGGGSLSGGEGRVLGTLIGVLIMSVLNNGSVHAGFPNPVQDIIIGVIIIAAVTLDRLRHRADA; encoded by the coding sequence GTGTCGAACGCAATGGAGCCCACCGCGCCAACCGCCGGCCAGCGGGCCGCTCGGGTCCGAGGAACGCTCGGCTGGGTCTGGACCGTCTTCGGGCCGTTCGTCGGCCTGGTCCTGATCATCGCCCTGTTTGCCTGGCTGACGAGAGACTCGGGCGCCTTCATGTCCGCCTACAACTGGCGGACGATCGCCGTGCAATCGGTCATCGTCGGCACGGCGGCCCTGGGGATGACCCTCATCATGATCGTCGGCGGCATCGACCTGTCGGTCGGCTCGGCGGTGGCCCTGGTGACGGTCCTGGCCGCCTCGCTCGTCGGCGGCTTCGACCTGCCGGTGCCGATGCTCCCCGGAGCGCTCGGCGGCGACTGGCTCCAGCGGCTCGCCGGGGGCGACTCGGTCGCGGTGCCGCCGGTCCCCTTGCCCGTGGCGATGGTCGCCGGGGTCCTGCTCGGCGGCCTCTGCGGCCTGGTCAACGGGGCCCTGATCACCAAGCTCAACGTCGTCCCCTTCATCGTCACCCTGGGCACGATGAAGGCGTTCCGAGGCCTGGCGAAGTGGTCGGCCGGCAGCACCTCGGTTTACATCGACGACGCGGACAAAACCCCCTGGTTCAAGGGGCTTCTGGCGACCGACGCGACCTTGCCCCCCGGCATCGAGGCCCAGCTCAGCCGGGTTCCGGGAGCGGCCGGGCCCGTCGTGCAGGAAGTCGCCCGCCTGGCCCCCGGCGTCTGGATTCTGCTCGGCCTGAGCATCCTGATGGCCCTGATGCTCCGCTCCAGCCTGCTCGGCCGCTACGCCTACGCTGTCGGCTCGAACGAGGCAACCGCGCGGCTCTGCGGCCTGAACGTCTCGGGGATCAAGCTGGCCATCTACAGCCTGGCGGGCCTGCTGACCGGCCTGGCCGGGGTCATGCAGTTCACCTACCTCGGCGGCACCGGCGACCCGACGACGGCCGAGGGGCTGGAGCTTCAGGTCATCGCCGCCGTGGTGATCGGCGGGGGGAGCCTAAGCGGCGGCGAAGGCCGGGTCCTCGGCACCCTGATCGGCGTCCTCATCATGTCCGTCCTGAACAACGGCAGCGTCCACGCCGGCTTCCCGAACCCCGTGCAGGACATCATCATCGGCGTCATCATCATCGCCGCCGTCACCCTCGACCGGCTTCGCCACCGGGCAGACGCCTAA
- a CDS encoding SIMPL domain-containing protein — translation MNRLTPPAVALCLASISPLRDAHAQEHGMHAHDRRTVTVSGLGEISAAPDVADISFGVVTEAPTARDALSTNNQAMTTLTEQLKGRGIAAKDIQTTNINLNPRYSQPQPPQPGRPRPPQEEGFTPRIVGYTVTNSVRVTVRDLNKLGELLDAVVSAGANQMNGIGFRIEESRALLDEARKRAVADAKRKAEQLCGELGVVLGAPVAITESDGFMPPPRPMMGRAMMMASESVPVAPGEEELSVSVQVVFEITTPN, via the coding sequence ATGAACCGCCTGACCCCCCCGGCTGTTGCCCTCTGCCTGGCCTCCATCAGCCCTCTGCGCGACGCCCATGCCCAGGAGCACGGCATGCACGCTCACGATCGGCGGACCGTCACCGTCTCCGGACTGGGAGAGATTTCCGCCGCTCCCGACGTGGCCGACATCTCCTTTGGCGTGGTCACCGAGGCCCCGACCGCCCGAGACGCCCTCTCGACCAACAACCAGGCCATGACCACCCTGACCGAACAGCTCAAGGGCCGAGGGATCGCCGCCAAGGACATCCAGACGACCAACATCAACCTCAACCCCCGCTACTCCCAGCCTCAGCCCCCGCAGCCCGGCCGCCCTCGCCCTCCTCAGGAGGAGGGCTTCACCCCCCGAATCGTCGGCTACACCGTGACCAACTCGGTCCGGGTAACGGTGCGTGATCTGAACAAACTCGGCGAGTTACTCGACGCCGTCGTCTCCGCCGGAGCCAACCAGATGAACGGCATCGGCTTCCGGATCGAGGAGTCGCGCGCCCTGCTCGACGAGGCCCGCAAGCGGGCCGTGGCCGACGCCAAACGCAAGGCCGAGCAGCTTTGCGGAGAGCTTGGCGTGGTCCTTGGCGCTCCGGTTGCGATCACCGAGTCCGACGGCTTCATGCCTCCTCCCCGGCCGATGATGGGCCGGGCCATGATGATGGCCTCCGAGTCGGTCCCCGTCGCTCCGGGAGAGGAGGAGCTGAGCGTCTCCGTCCAGGTCGTCTTCGAGATCACCACGCCGAACTGA
- a CDS encoding oligosaccharide flippase family protein — MASNFAALSVAEVACRAISMVVTLALAQRLGREGYGRIEFAFNVVFWLVLLVREGLDVIATREIARHPRLIRPLVNHILAIRGCLAVALLTGLVTVGWFSFSEASEWLILSLYGLMLLTTAIGLDFVYRGLERMTLVAVSLLIRTAIYALGVGLWVTDVSRIEWVPICLVAGELCGIALVWACYLRTFGPPRLTLRGTRALRTILRRGRPVYVIQVSQAVIGSADLLVVGLLSQWADVGLYGAPHRVVAAILTFGIIFRQVVFPMLARCWRSSPAEGQAALDGMVRVLMLGLVPVAVGATVLADPLIALLLGPDYAGAGLLLAVGAWRIPLLTLAFLYQSALIALNREAAGVRMLIGAALLIAPLTAGFRLQFGLVGAAVAVLIVAALLTCAGYRRLQVEGRAPAWHHHLGPPLLASLVMVPACLVLAEWHVLLAVLGGAAVYLGTLVLLNALPLNELRCLLRR; from the coding sequence ATGGCCTCGAACTTCGCGGCCCTGAGCGTGGCCGAGGTCGCCTGCCGGGCCATCTCGATGGTCGTCACCCTGGCCCTGGCCCAGCGGCTCGGCCGCGAAGGCTACGGCCGGATCGAGTTCGCCTTCAATGTGGTCTTCTGGCTCGTCCTGCTCGTCCGCGAAGGGCTCGACGTCATCGCCACCCGAGAGATCGCCCGCCACCCGAGGCTGATCCGCCCCCTGGTCAACCACATCCTCGCCATCCGGGGGTGCCTGGCCGTCGCCCTGCTGACCGGCCTGGTCACCGTCGGCTGGTTCAGCTTCTCCGAGGCGTCGGAGTGGTTGATTCTCTCCCTCTACGGCCTGATGCTTCTGACCACCGCCATCGGCCTCGACTTCGTCTACCGAGGCCTGGAGCGGATGACCCTGGTCGCCGTCTCCCTGCTGATCCGTACCGCCATCTATGCCCTCGGCGTCGGTCTTTGGGTCACCGACGTCTCCCGGATCGAGTGGGTGCCGATCTGCCTCGTGGCCGGAGAACTCTGCGGGATCGCCCTGGTCTGGGCCTGCTACCTCCGAACCTTCGGCCCCCCTCGCCTGACCCTCCGAGGCACCCGGGCCTTGCGGACGATCCTCCGACGCGGGAGGCCGGTTTACGTCATCCAGGTCTCTCAGGCGGTCATCGGTTCGGCCGATCTGCTGGTCGTCGGCCTCTTGAGCCAGTGGGCCGATGTCGGCCTCTACGGCGCTCCGCACCGGGTGGTGGCGGCGATCCTGACCTTCGGCATCATCTTCCGCCAGGTCGTCTTCCCCATGCTCGCCCGATGCTGGCGATCCTCTCCCGCCGAGGGCCAGGCGGCGCTTGATGGGATGGTCCGGGTCCTGATGCTTGGCCTCGTGCCGGTGGCTGTTGGGGCGACCGTGCTGGCCGACCCGTTGATCGCCCTCTTGCTTGGCCCCGACTATGCCGGGGCGGGGCTCTTGCTGGCCGTCGGTGCCTGGCGGATCCCGCTCCTGACCCTGGCCTTTCTCTACCAGTCGGCCCTGATCGCCCTGAATCGCGAGGCGGCCGGCGTCCGGATGCTGATCGGGGCCGCCCTTCTGATCGCCCCCTTGACGGCGGGGTTCCGCCTCCAGTTCGGCCTCGTCGGCGCGGCCGTGGCGGTCCTGATCGTCGCGGCCTTGCTGACCTGCGCCGGGTATCGACGCTTGCAGGTCGAAGGCCGAGCCCCGGCCTGGCACCACCACCTCGGCCCTCCGCTGCTGGCCTCGCTCGTGATGGTGCCGGCCTGCCTGGTGCTGGCCGAGTGGCACGTGCTGCTCGCGGTTCTCGGTGGCGCGGCCGTTTATCTCGGCACGCTGGTCCTGCTCAACGCCTTGCCCTTGAACGAGCTGCGATGCCTGCTCCGGCGCTGA
- a CDS encoding CHRD domain-containing protein, with the protein MKVLQTTFAAIILAVVFAPVARSSTITFTTTIDTLQQVATPNIPSGFDPKGSGVLKLDTTSLLLSWDIEYEGLTGPIDGPGAHLHGPAGPGVNAGIQVWLAGGPSGVPLPQPASGQLIGSTTITSAQADQLIAGLWYVNIHTARNPTGEIRGQVLAIPEPATLGMMVMGGLGVGLFVRHRRRREGLAA; encoded by the coding sequence ATGAAGGTTCTTCAAACCACATTCGCTGCAATCATTCTTGCCGTCGTGTTCGCTCCGGTGGCCCGGTCGTCAACGATCACCTTCACCACCACGATCGACACGTTGCAACAGGTAGCGACTCCAAACATTCCCTCGGGTTTTGATCCGAAGGGGAGTGGGGTCTTGAAGCTCGACACCACGTCCCTTTTGCTGTCGTGGGACATCGAGTACGAGGGGCTGACCGGGCCGATCGACGGGCCGGGCGCTCACCTGCATGGCCCGGCAGGTCCGGGAGTCAACGCCGGAATTCAGGTCTGGCTGGCCGGCGGGCCGAGCGGTGTCCCCTTGCCGCAACCGGCCTCGGGCCAGTTGATCGGCTCGACCACCATCACCAGCGCCCAGGCCGATCAACTGATCGCCGGCCTCTGGTATGTCAATATCCATACCGCCCGGAACCCGACCGGAGAGATTCGAGGCCAGGTCCTCGCCATTCCCGAGCCGGCGACCCTTGGCATGATGGTCATGGGCGGCCTGGGGGTCGGCCTGTTTGTCCGCCATCGGCGGCGACGCGAGGGCCTCGCGGCTTGA
- a CDS encoding thioredoxin family protein: protein MALTPSTMLPLGTSAPEFALPDTDGQTVRLSDFKDAPALVVAFICNHCPYVKHIRESLRDVAKELQSKGVAVVGISSNDVTSHPDDAPEKMRVEKDSVGYTFPYLYDETQEVAKAYKAACTPDFYVFDRSHSLVYRGQFDDSRPGNDIPMTGKDLKAAVEAVLSGQPVPADQKPSIGCNIKWKPGNEPEYFNT from the coding sequence GTGGCCCTGACTCCCTCAACAATGCTCCCCCTGGGCACCTCTGCCCCAGAATTCGCCCTGCCCGATACCGACGGCCAGACGGTTCGTCTCAGCGACTTCAAGGACGCCCCTGCCCTGGTCGTGGCCTTCATCTGCAACCATTGCCCGTATGTCAAACATATTCGAGAATCCTTGCGAGATGTGGCGAAGGAGCTGCAGTCGAAAGGGGTGGCCGTCGTCGGTATCAGCTCCAACGACGTCACGTCTCACCCCGACGACGCTCCCGAGAAGATGCGGGTGGAGAAGGATTCGGTCGGATACACGTTCCCTTATCTCTACGACGAAACGCAGGAGGTGGCCAAGGCCTATAAGGCCGCCTGCACGCCCGACTTCTACGTCTTCGACCGTTCCCACTCCCTTGTCTATCGCGGGCAGTTCGATGACAGCCGTCCTGGAAACGACATTCCCATGACCGGCAAGGACCTGAAGGCCGCCGTCGAAGCCGTCCTCTCCGGCCAGCCCGTCCCGGCCGACCAGAAGCCGAGCATCGGCTGCAACATCAAGTGGAAACCTGGCAATGAACCTGAGTATTTCAACACATGA
- a CDS encoding sulfatase: MSHRMLAAVLVGMIGWIGTVAEAAEDRPPNVVVFLIDDLGWTDLACFGSDLYETPNVDRLAREGMSFTDAYAACTVCSPTRAAVMTGKYPARLRVTDWIHGHKRPFAKLAIPEWTEFLSHDETTMAEALKPLGYASVSIGKWHLGDEPEQWPTHHGFDRNIAGYGRGQPPSYFAPYNIPTLEEGPDGEDLTDRLAEEAVQFIKKYKDQPFLLYMPHYAVHTPLQAKRGLIEHYRAKLTPDLRQTNPTYAAMVHTMDEAIGRVVGTIDDLGLAEETLVIFTSDNGGLALRDITSNSPLRAGKGSAYEGGVRVPLIVRWPGTVPAGTSCDEPVISNDLFATALDVAGADGVADLPDARSLVPLLRDPEASLDRDALFWHYPHYHPGGATPYSAIRAGAWKLIEFFEDDRVELYHLAEDLGESTDLAAMMPEKAADLRDRLAEWRAEVDAQLPRPNPEYDPDRAAQTR; encoded by the coding sequence ATGTCTCACCGAATGCTCGCCGCCGTGCTGGTGGGGATGATCGGCTGGATTGGGACGGTGGCCGAGGCCGCCGAGGACCGGCCGCCGAACGTGGTCGTGTTCCTGATCGACGACCTGGGCTGGACCGACCTGGCCTGTTTCGGCAGCGACCTGTACGAGACGCCGAACGTCGATCGCCTGGCCCGCGAAGGGATGTCCTTCACTGACGCCTACGCCGCCTGCACCGTCTGCTCCCCCACCCGAGCGGCCGTCATGACAGGCAAGTACCCGGCCCGCCTGCGCGTGACCGACTGGATTCATGGCCACAAACGGCCGTTTGCAAAGCTGGCCATCCCCGAGTGGACCGAGTTTCTCTCGCACGACGAGACGACGATGGCCGAGGCGTTGAAACCGCTCGGATATGCCTCGGTGAGCATTGGTAAGTGGCACCTTGGCGACGAGCCGGAGCAGTGGCCAACGCATCACGGGTTCGACCGCAACATCGCCGGGTATGGCCGGGGGCAGCCGCCGTCGTACTTCGCACCGTACAACATCCCCACCCTGGAGGAAGGCCCCGACGGAGAAGACCTGACTGATCGGTTGGCCGAGGAAGCAGTGCAGTTCATCAAGAAATACAAGGATCAGCCGTTCTTGCTCTACATGCCTCATTATGCCGTCCACACGCCGTTGCAGGCGAAGCGAGGGCTGATTGAGCATTACCGAGCGAAGCTCACTCCGGACTTGCGGCAGACGAACCCCACGTATGCGGCGATGGTGCACACGATGGACGAGGCGATCGGCCGGGTGGTGGGGACGATCGACGACCTGGGGCTGGCCGAGGAGACACTCGTCATCTTCACCTCCGACAACGGCGGCCTCGCCCTGCGCGACATTACCAGCAATTCCCCGCTTCGAGCGGGGAAAGGATCGGCCTATGAGGGGGGTGTCCGGGTCCCCTTGATTGTCCGATGGCCGGGGACGGTCCCTGCGGGGACCTCCTGTGACGAGCCGGTCATCAGCAACGACCTGTTCGCCACCGCCCTCGACGTGGCCGGGGCGGATGGGGTCGCGGACCTGCCCGATGCGCGGTCCCTGGTCCCCTTGCTCCGCGATCCCGAGGCCTCGCTCGACCGCGACGCCCTGTTCTGGCACTACCCGCATTATCACCCTGGTGGCGCGACCCCGTACTCGGCCATCCGGGCCGGCGCCTGGAAGCTGATCGAGTTTTTCGAGGACGACCGCGTCGAGCTGTACCACCTGGCCGAAGACCTTGGCGAATCCACGGATCTTGCTGCAATGATGCCGGAAAAGGCGGCTGATTTGCGTGATCGGCTCGCCGAGTGGCGGGCCGAAGTCGACGCGCAGTTGCCCCGGCCGAACCCGGAGTATGACCCCGATCGAGCGGCCCAGACGCGCTGA